A single genomic interval of Spinacia oleracea cultivar Varoflay chromosome 6, BTI_SOV_V1, whole genome shotgun sequence harbors:
- the LOC110784902 gene encoding AP2/ERF and B3 domain-containing transcription factor At1g50680-like: MEDGTLLITITETEALDSTSSNSNSSSQRPKSFKRPNKQIAGSSRFKGVVYQQNGHWGAQIYANHSRIWLGTFKTEADAATAYDSASIMFRQRNLDEAHRNFPWTTINMYEPNFQAQYTTDQILNMIKDGSYPTKFSEYLYSISQVSNGQSNYSNNQNERKGYFCRELFRKELTPSDVGKLNRLVIPKRHALKYFPVKINIGRKFGVCEEDEHEGRDMELVLYDNKMKSWKFRYCYWKSSQSFVFTSGWNRFVRVKELEAKDIVTFYMCELKENNGQDVKKFWMIDIVKYNAINQTSIVDDGTLLVQEAVVETKKDKRIMLFGVSISSANSDEEI; the protein is encoded by the coding sequence ATGGAGGATGGTACATTGTTAATCACTATCACGGAAACAGAGGCCTTGGATTCAACGAGCTCCAACTCCAACTCCTCATCACAAAGGCCCAAAAGTTTCAAACGGCCCAATAAGCAAATTGCTGGTTCATCAAGATTTAAAGGAGTGGTTTATCAACAAAACGGCCATTGGGGAGCCCAAATATATGCCAACCACAGCAGAATTTGGCTAGGGACTTTTAAAACCGAGGCGGATGCGGCCACTGCCTATGACAGTGCCTCCATCATGTTCCGACAAAGAAATCTCGACGAAGCCCATCGAAACTTCCCATGGACCACTATTAATATGTATGAGCCCAACTTTCAAGCCCAATACACTACTGACCAAATATTAAACATGATCAAAGATGGGTCTTACCCAACTAAGTTTAGTGAATATTTATATTCCATTTCCCAAGTGAGCAACGGTCAAAGCAACTATAGTAATAACCAAAACGAGCGAAAAGGGTATTTTTGTCGCGAACTCTTTAGAAAAGAATTGACACCAAGTGACGTGGGAAAGCTCAATAGACTTGTGATTCCAAAGAGACATGCATTGAAGTATTTTCCCGTCAAAATTAATATTGGTCGAAAATTCGGTGTATgtgaagaagacgagcatgaaGGAAGAGACATGGAACTAGTTTTGTACGACAACAAAATGAAGAGTTGGAAATTCAGGTATTGTTATTGGAAGAGTAGCCAAAGTTTCGTGTTTACTAGCGGATGGAACAGGTTTGTAAGGGTCAAAGAATTAGAGGCCAAAGATATTGTTACTTTCTACATGTGTGAGTTGAAAGAAAACAATGGTCAAGATGTGAAGAAGTTTTGGATGATTGATATTGTAAAATATAATGCAATCAATCAGACTTCAATTGTTGATGATGGGACATTATTGGTTCAAGAGGCAGTGGTAGAGACAAAGAAAGATAAGAGAATTATGTTATTTGGTGTTTCAATTAGTTCTGCTAATTCTGATGAAGAAATTTAG